One part of the Solea solea chromosome 16, fSolSol10.1, whole genome shotgun sequence genome encodes these proteins:
- the LOC131475427 gene encoding axin-2-like isoform X2 yields MSRALMDHIASSFREDAPRPPVPGEEGEAPCYPAKLAMMKTAGPTKSVLLGSPGSSARRNEDGLGEPEGSASPDSPLSRWTKSLHSLLGDQDGALLFRTFLEREKCVDALDFWFACNGFRQMDLKDTKTQRVAKAIYKRYIENNSVVAKQLKPATKTFIRDNIKRQHIDSAMFDQAQTEIQTNMEESAYQMFLTSDIYLEYVRTGGENPNHVNPNGLGDLKVVCGYLPTLNEEEEWSCDFKAKVLVGLSAKVHRAPVSMRTVDVMEKGYRSYKRGDSLSSCHMGSFAPVSSTNDSEVSSDALTDDSMSLTDSSVDGIPPYKLGSKKQLHREMQRNMRMNSQVSLPAFPRTRCPPKEMVPMEPAQFAAQLISRLESLKREQDTISSLEERLQQIKEEEEREDAEIVGSAPQLSPHPLTLLSGSSDEDPQAILDEHLSRVLKTPGCQSPAVVRHSPRSSSPEHRPFTRAGFGIKALVRTGLPSSSVSSPELGSVTLALGPSRTLVTRQSTKHIHHHYIHHHASPKSKEQIEREAALRVRGLCSSSGECPPCQSYPRSRSLGRESCGAVSTDSSMGRSSSLSRRLCHSGAEDGVTETSTEDYGLIQLPSDMTDPTQNVLQWILESKQRGRHKSHSSQNTKKSFGASSTQTHTWGGGGSCGHLRSHQPAQPFIQDPAMPPLPPPNTLAQLEEACRRLEEVSTKTTKQRHSVSSLQREKSHLVPVQGGGSVPLANPSPTGPSASPGLQSEEVKECKKGLGSHGVCSGETVVTYFFCGEEIPYRRTMKSHSLTLGHFKEQLRKKGNYRYYFKKASDEFECGAVFEEVSDDGALLPTYQCKILGKVERME; encoded by the exons ATGAGCAGGGCGCTCATGGACCACATCGCCAGTAGTTTCCGCGAAGATGCTCCTCGACCCCCGGTGCCCGGGGAGGAGGGCGAGGCGCCCTGCTACCCCGCCAAACTCGCAATGATGAAAACCGCGGGACCCACCAAATCGGTTCTGCTCGGCTCTCCGGGTTCCTCTGCGAGGAGGAACGAGGATGGTCTTGGGGAGCCAGAGGGGAGCGCCTCCCCGGATTCGCCGCTCTCCCGGTGGACAAAGTCTTTGCATTCTCTCCTCGGGGACCAGGACGGCGCTCTTCTTTTTAGGACATTCCTGGAGCGAGAGAAGTGCGTCGACGCGTTGGACTTCTGGTTCGCCTGCAATGGCTTCAGACAAATGGACCTCAAGGATACTAAAACGCAGAGAGTCGCCAAAGCAATTTACAAGCGCTACATTGAAAACAACAGCGTTGTCGCCAAACAACTCAAGCCCGCGACCAAAACCTTCATACGGGATAATATCAAGAGGCAGCACATCGACTCTGCGATGTTCGACCAGGCGCAGACCGAGATCCAAACCAACATGGAGGAGAGCGCGTACCAGATGTTTCTCACCTCGGACATTTACCTGGAGTACGTGAGGACGGGCGGAGAAAACCCGAACCACGTCAACCCCAACGGGTTGGGCGACCTTAAAGTTGTCTGTGGATACCTGCCCACGCTGAACGAAGAGGAGGAGTGGAGCTGTGATTTCAAAGCCAAAGTGCTGGTTGGGCTGTCAGCGAAAGTGCACAGGGCCCCCGTGTCCATGAGGACAGTGGATGTGATGGAGAAGGGATACAG ATCGTACAAGAGGGGAGACTCGCTCAGCTCTTGCCACATGGGCTCCTTTGCCCCTGTCAGCAGCACCAACGACAGCGAGGTCTCCAGTGATGCTTTAACAGACGACTCCATGTCCCTGACAGATAGCAGTGT AGATGGCATTCCTCCATATAAACTGGGCTCCAAGAAACAGTTGCACAGAGAGATGCAGCGCAACATGAGGATGAACAGCCAGGTCTCCCTGCCTGCTTTCcct CGCACTCGATGTCCTCCCAAGGAGATGGTCCCAATGGAGCCAGCGCAGTTTGCTGCTCAGCTCATCTCTCGCCTGGAGAGCCTGAAGAGAGAGCAGGACACCATCAGCTCTCTGGAAGAGAGGCTGCAGCAGATTAAGGAG gaggaagaaagagaagatgCAGAGATCGTGGGAAGTGCTCCTCAGCTCTCCCCCCACCCCTTGACCCTCCTGTCTGGCTCCTCTGACGAGGACCCCCAAGCCATCCTGGATGAACACCTCTCCCGTGTCCTGAAGACCCCCGGCTGCCAGTCCCCAGCTGTCGTCCGGCATTCACCTCGCTCCAGCTCCCCAGAGCACAGGCCCTTTACACGGGCTGGGTTTGGAATTAAGGCCCTGGTAAGAACTGGGCTACCCAGTTCTTCTGTCTCTAGTCCAGAACTAGGGTCGGTTACGCTGGCCTTGGGTCCCAGCAGGACCCTTGTCACCAGGCAGAGCACGAAACACATCCACCACCACTACATCCACCATCATGCCAGTCCCAAGTCAAAAgagcagatagagagagaggccGCCCTCAGGGTGCGTGGCTTGTGCTCCAGTAGTGGAGAGTGCCCACCGTGCCAGTCTTATCCACGCAGCCGCAGCCTGggcagagagtcatgtggagcagTTTCAACAGACAGCAGTATGGG acGGTCCAGCTCTTTATCCAGGCGTTTGTGTCATTCGGGGGCTGAGGATGGAGTTACAGAAACGTCTACAGAGGACTATGGGCTGATACAGCTGCCCAGTGACATGACAGATCCCACCCAAAATGTGTTGCAGTGGATCCTGGAAAGTAAACAGCGGGGAAGACATAAGTCTCACAG TTCTCAGAACACCAAGAAATCCTTTGGAGCCTCTtccacccagacacacacatggggTGGCGGAGGAAGCTGTGGCCACCTACGTAGCCACCAGCCAGCACAGCCATTCATCCAAGACCCTGCCATGCCCCCCCTGCCCCCTCCCAACACTTTGGCCCAGCTGGAGGAGGCCTGTCGCAGGCTGGAGGAGGTCTCCACCAAGACCACCAAGCAGAG GCATTCAGTTTCCAGTCTCCAGCGAGAGAAGAGCCACCTAGTGCCTGTCCAGGGTGGGGGGTCCGTCCCTCTGGCCAACCCCAGCCCCACTGGTCCCTCAGCCAGTCCTGGTCTCCAATCAGAAGA GGTGAAGGAGTGTAAGAAGGGTTTAGGAAGCCATGGGGTGTGCAGTGGCGAGACAGTGGTGACATATTTCTTCTGTGGTGAGGAGATCCCCTACCGGAGGACCATGAAGAGCCACAGTCTCACCCTGGGCCACTTCAAGGAGCAGCTCCGCAAGAAGGGCAACTACAG GTACTACTTCAAGAAAGCCAGTGACGAGTTTGAGTGTGGCGCGGTGTTTGAGGAAGTGTCAGATGACGGCGCCCTGCTGCCAACATACCAGTGCAAGATCCTGGGCaaggtggagaggatggagTGA